In Croceicoccus sp. Ery15, a genomic segment contains:
- a CDS encoding flagellar biosynthesis protein FlhB encodes MSGESSAGEKTFAPTDKRKRDAAQNGDVLRSRELATAAAVLVGGAWLMWAGGWLLENLSTALRLGLSWDRAELQHFDPAGAMTALMVALLPPVCVLGLVVVASSIFSQLGFGTGVWVGKNLSFKGSRLNPLSGLKRMFGPNGLIEMAKGLAKVALLMAIAWAWGKSHYRGFASLGRGELMQQLGFAWDALIALVFALGVGLLAIALIDVPVQLLRRNKRLMMSLQEIRDEHKDAEGSPEQKGAIRDRQRKLAAGALAPAMREAQFVIANPTHFSVALCYDPAKAHAPVLLAKGRGDKALAMRDLAAEYGVPVLEYPLLARAVYFTTQERQVIRHDLYSAVAALLAFVFALKRGESPRAPMVDVPVSLHFDADGRASARHP; translated from the coding sequence ATGAGCGGGGAGTCATCCGCGGGCGAAAAGACCTTTGCCCCAACCGACAAGCGCAAGCGCGATGCCGCGCAGAACGGCGATGTGCTGCGTTCGCGCGAACTGGCGACGGCCGCCGCCGTACTGGTGGGCGGCGCGTGGCTGATGTGGGCGGGCGGCTGGCTGCTGGAGAACCTGTCGACCGCATTGCGGCTGGGCCTGTCGTGGGATCGCGCCGAATTGCAGCATTTCGATCCCGCAGGCGCGATGACGGCGTTGATGGTCGCGCTGCTGCCGCCGGTTTGCGTGCTGGGTCTGGTTGTCGTCGCATCTTCCATCTTTTCCCAACTCGGCTTTGGCACCGGGGTCTGGGTGGGCAAGAACCTGTCGTTCAAGGGCTCGCGCCTGAATCCGCTGTCAGGGTTGAAGCGCATGTTCGGCCCCAACGGGCTGATCGAAATGGCCAAGGGGCTGGCCAAGGTCGCCCTGCTGATGGCGATCGCGTGGGCTTGGGGCAAAAGCCATTATCGCGGCTTTGCCTCGCTTGGACGCGGCGAATTGATGCAGCAACTGGGTTTTGCATGGGACGCGCTGATCGCGCTGGTATTCGCGCTGGGTGTGGGCCTGCTCGCCATCGCCCTGATCGATGTGCCGGTGCAATTGCTGCGCCGAAACAAGCGCCTGATGATGAGCCTTCAGGAAATCCGCGACGAGCACAAGGATGCCGAAGGATCGCCCGAGCAAAAGGGCGCGATCCGCGACCGGCAGCGAAAACTGGCCGCGGGTGCGCTGGCCCCCGCCATGCGCGAGGCGCAATTCGTGATCGCCAATCCCACCCATTTCTCGGTCGCGCTGTGCTATGATCCGGCCAAGGCGCATGCCCCCGTGCTGCTGGCCAAGGGGCGCGGCGACAAGGCGCTGGCGATGCGCGATCTGGCGGCGGAATATGGCGTGCCCGTGCTGGAATATCCGCTGCTGGCACGCGCCGTCTATTTCACCACGCAGGAACGGCAGGTGATCCGCCATGACCTGTATTCGGCAGTGGCAGCGCTGCTGGCATTCGTATTCGCGCTGAAACGGGGCGAAAGCCCGCGCGCACCGATGGTCGATGTGCCCGTATCGCTGCATTTCGATGCCGATGGCCGCGCATCGGCAAGGCACCCTTAA
- the fliG gene encoding flagellar motor switch protein FliG, producing MMTGQDGDAATRAALMVMILEEEQAAKLLARLEPEELQVLGNRMCALEQVEGGDLDDALVSFIDRIGKSSLSTHDQIGKVRSLMTRAVGSVKADNLMQRIRPEQARPSPLQLIRWLTPESLVPLVRDEHPQAIAVLLVQLEAQIAAKVLHQLPDDVQGEVVRRVATLGPVRSDALAILEEVLERRISEHHGQAVLKIGGPREAAEITNNSDKAAERRIMPVIQDFDADLARKVEDEMFTFDDLLKLDRQNMGTLLREIESEVLVVALKALQDDDLKLFFAAMSERAAEGLRDEMDERGRVRLADVDNARREMIAIARRLSDAGTISFGSGDDEFV from the coding sequence ATGATGACTGGGCAAGATGGCGACGCGGCCACGCGCGCCGCGCTGATGGTGATGATCCTTGAGGAAGAACAGGCCGCGAAACTGCTGGCCCGTCTGGAGCCGGAGGAATTGCAGGTTCTGGGCAACCGCATGTGCGCGCTGGAACAGGTGGAAGGGGGCGATCTGGATGACGCGCTGGTCAGCTTTATCGACCGGATCGGCAAAAGCTCGCTCTCGACCCACGACCAGATCGGCAAGGTCCGCAGCCTGATGACCCGCGCGGTCGGATCCGTAAAGGCCGATAATCTGATGCAGCGGATCAGGCCCGAACAGGCGCGCCCATCGCCATTGCAACTGATCCGCTGGCTGACGCCGGAATCGCTGGTGCCGCTGGTCCGCGACGAACATCCGCAGGCGATCGCCGTGCTGCTGGTGCAGCTGGAAGCGCAGATCGCGGCAAAGGTATTGCACCAGTTGCCCGACGATGTGCAGGGCGAAGTGGTGCGCCGCGTGGCAACGCTGGGCCCCGTGCGCAGCGACGCGCTGGCCATTCTGGAGGAAGTGCTGGAGCGCCGCATTTCCGAACATCACGGTCAGGCCGTGCTGAAGATCGGCGGACCGCGCGAGGCAGCGGAAATCACCAATAATTCGGATAAGGCGGCCGAACGGCGGATCATGCCGGTGATACAGGATTTCGATGCCGATCTGGCCCGCAAGGTCGAGGACGAGATGTTCACCTTCGACGATCTGCTGAAACTTGATCGCCAGAACATGGGCACGCTGCTGCGCGAGATCGAGAGCGAAGTGCTGGTCGTCGCGCTCAAGGCTTTGCAGGACGACGATCTGAAACTGTTCTTCGCTGCGATGTCCGAACGCGCCGCCGAAGGGCTGCGCGACGAAATGGACGAACGCGGGCGCGTCCGGCTTGCCGATGTCGATAATGCGCGGCGCGAGATGATCGCCATTGCGCGCCGCCTGTCGGATGCGGGAACCATCAGCTTTGGATCAGGCGACGATGAATTCGTTTGA
- a CDS encoding FliH/SctL family protein, with the protein MNSFDAPRIARLDHLAEGGGFRADPRYGGLPARPDPREQDRADRQRAASDAYARGYEEGRAAAMAEAEAHMAAEDAARTKLGDALVRIGTEDARCLSERLRDIALAVCCEMLAPLTLDEDALNRRIAACLALLRDAGDRVLHLNPDDIALLDGDLRKDLTIAPDATLPRGEIRIETADGGVEDGPATWRAAIAEALKTC; encoded by the coding sequence ATGAATTCGTTTGACGCCCCGCGTATCGCGCGGCTCGATCATCTGGCGGAAGGGGGCGGATTTCGCGCCGATCCACGCTATGGCGGCCTGCCCGCCCGCCCAGATCCGCGAGAACAGGACCGTGCCGACCGGCAGCGGGCCGCCAGCGATGCCTATGCCCGCGGCTATGAAGAGGGGCGTGCTGCTGCCATGGCAGAGGCAGAAGCGCATATGGCGGCAGAGGATGCTGCCCGGACAAAGCTGGGCGATGCGCTGGTCCGCATCGGGACCGAGGATGCGCGCTGTTTGTCCGAACGATTGCGCGATATTGCGCTCGCCGTGTGCTGCGAAATGCTGGCCCCGCTGACGCTGGACGAGGATGCGCTGAACCGCCGGATCGCCGCCTGTCTGGCCTTGCTGCGCGATGCCGGGGACCGCGTTCTGCATCTGAACCCCGACGATATCGCTTTGCTGGACGGCGATCTGCGCAAGGATTTGACGATTGCACCCGATGCGACCCTGCCGCGAGGCGAAATACGCATCGAAACCGCCGATGGCGGGGTTGAGGACGGTCCGGCGACATGGCGCGCTGCCATTGCCGAAGCGTTGAAGACATGTTGA
- a CDS encoding FliI/YscN family ATPase gives MLTAERLAPQIPLLSLGPARFGLVAACDNGLLEVTGLSLPIGCICRIEQESGSDMAAEVIGFRNGRTLMMMLGDSALLSPGSRVYPEGRPGMVPVGEAFLGRAVDGRGHPIDGGPPVQVAQFWPAGGMRSGALDRSPVTRPFDCGIRAINALATMGQGQRIGIMAGSGVGKSVLIDMIAQGADADIVIFALIGERAREVSGFVARHMSGAKRQRAITIAVPADHAPNLRLRAAQLAVAQAEYFRAQGKSVLLIMDSLTRVAHAAREIGLLLGEPGSARGYPPSALAMINRLVERAGNSAQSGGAVTGIYTVLADGDDENDPVVDTARAILDGHIVLSRAIAQRGQYPAIDVGASLSRVMSDVAGREHRTDATVLRALCASYEANRDLVLMGAYRAGADAQLDRAMAMQPAIQGFLAQETDELCPLDNSVAALHALVAGPP, from the coding sequence ATGTTGACGGCCGAGCGGCTTGCCCCGCAAATCCCCCTTCTGTCGTTGGGCCCCGCCCGTTTCGGGCTGGTCGCGGCCTGTGACAATGGCTTGCTGGAAGTAACCGGCCTGTCGCTGCCGATCGGCTGTATCTGCCGGATCGAGCAGGAGAGCGGGTCCGATATGGCTGCCGAAGTCATCGGTTTCCGCAATGGCCGCACGCTGATGATGATGCTGGGCGATAGCGCGCTGCTGTCCCCCGGATCGCGTGTTTATCCCGAAGGGCGCCCCGGCATGGTGCCCGTGGGCGAAGCGTTTCTGGGCCGTGCGGTCGATGGCAGGGGTCACCCTATCGACGGCGGGCCGCCGGTGCAGGTCGCGCAATTCTGGCCCGCGGGCGGCATGCGGAGCGGCGCGCTGGATCGCAGTCCCGTTACCAGACCGTTCGACTGCGGCATCCGCGCGATCAATGCGCTGGCCACGATGGGACAGGGCCAGCGCATTGGCATCATGGCCGGATCGGGCGTAGGCAAATCGGTGCTGATCGACATGATCGCGCAGGGCGCGGATGCCGATATCGTGATATTTGCCCTGATCGGCGAACGCGCGCGCGAGGTTTCGGGCTTTGTCGCGCGGCATATGTCGGGCGCAAAGCGCCAGCGCGCGATCACCATCGCCGTACCTGCCGACCATGCGCCCAATCTGCGCCTGCGCGCCGCGCAGCTGGCCGTGGCACAGGCCGAATATTTCCGCGCACAGGGCAAAAGCGTGTTGCTGATCATGGACAGTCTGACCCGCGTGGCCCACGCCGCGCGCGAGATCGGCCTGCTGCTGGGCGAACCGGGATCGGCTCGCGGCTATCCGCCATCGGCCTTGGCGATGATCAACCGGCTGGTCGAACGCGCGGGCAATAGCGCGCAGAGCGGCGGGGCCGTCACCGGCATCTATACCGTTCTGGCCGATGGCGACGATGAAAACGATCCCGTGGTCGACACTGCCCGCGCCATTCTGGACGGGCATATCGTGCTGTCGCGCGCCATTGCGCAGCGCGGGCAATATCCGGCGATCGATGTCGGTGCCTCTCTATCGCGCGTGATGAGCGATGTCGCGGGGCGCGAGCATCGAACCGATGCCACCGTGCTGCGCGCGCTTTGCGCTTCGTATGAGGCGAACCGCGATCTGGTGCTGATGGGTGCCTATCGCGCGGGAGCCGACGCACAGCTTGATCGCGCCATGGCGATGCAGCCCGCGATACAGGGCTTTCTGGCACAGGAAACGGACGAGCTCTGCCCGCTGGATAACAGCGTGGCGGCTTTGCATGCGCTGGTAGCGGGGCCGCCGTGA
- a CDS encoding flagellar biosynthetic protein FliO codes for MFEYLLKLAIMLPAIGLLAWGCQKLAKKMQDRVGAPVQGKSARIIETTMLSPSLKLAVIEFHGREILVSASRTGLTRLAEAPARASAEGLDR; via the coding sequence ATGTTCGAATATCTGCTGAAACTGGCGATCATGCTGCCTGCCATCGGATTGCTGGCATGGGGCTGCCAGAAGCTGGCGAAAAAAATGCAGGACCGCGTGGGCGCGCCGGTTCAGGGCAAGTCGGCGCGTATCATCGAAACGACGATGCTATCGCCATCGCTCAAGCTTGCGGTCATCGAATTCCACGGGCGTGAAATTCTGGTCTCGGCATCCCGCACGGGCCTCACCCGTCTGGCAGAGGCCCCTGCCCGCGCCTCCGCCGAAGGTCTGGACCGTTGA
- a CDS encoding flagellar biosynthetic protein FliQ has product MESDALPLLALADRMLWITALVAAPVLIASLAVGLLIGLIQAATSVNEQTLTFVPKLAVTALVLVLLGGAMMGLVGEFATEIFTEIARISQ; this is encoded by the coding sequence ATGGAAAGCGATGCCCTGCCCCTGCTGGCGCTGGCCGACCGGATGCTGTGGATCACCGCGCTGGTCGCCGCGCCCGTGCTGATCGCCTCGCTGGCGGTGGGCCTGCTGATCGGATTGATACAGGCGGCCACATCGGTCAATGAACAGACATTGACCTTCGTGCCCAAGCTGGCCGTAACCGCGCTGGTGCTGGTGTTGCTGGGCGGCGCGATGATGGGGCTGGTGGGCGAATTCGCGACGGAGATCTTCACCGAAATCGCGCGGATTTCGCAATGA
- the fliD gene encoding flagellar filament capping protein FliD — MTTTSATSATSSLISALGAGSGIDMAQLASDLAAAQYATRIDRLAAKSETLQAQISAASDLKSMMLSLATSLGERVRVGDLSTQPSLDNASVAKAVLSGTQQPKGTYSLEVEQLAQGQMLASTAFGSRSDSVGAGTITIRFGTVDGASFTDSASKAPVDIAISPGMTLAQTAQAINASGAGVTAYVSDTVDGARLVIKGPEGAESGFVLDVTEDGANPGLSALAWQPGSAGGTLLQQGQDARVRIDGLVQTSPGNTLTDALPGVTLTLTGANAGAPTTVRFADPSSAITEAMQDLTSALNEIAAVLNAATDPLTGDLARDSGARALRQSFSALAGKIIMPGAAEGGIRSLSDLGLKITRYGTFELDNARLAVAMARDPEGVAALFTTGVTGVYATFDSLSRSVSAVGNPGSLAGSLSRYNAELLELGEDQADLAEDQEATRARLAARFAVSDSRITRYQSTLSFLENQIAAWNADKG; from the coding sequence ATGACCACGACCAGCGCCACATCCGCCACCAGCAGCCTGATCTCCGCGCTTGGCGCGGGCAGCGGGATCGACATGGCGCAGCTCGCCAGCGATCTGGCCGCCGCGCAATATGCGACCCGTATCGACCGGCTGGCAGCCAAATCCGAAACGCTGCAGGCGCAGATATCGGCTGCCTCCGACCTTAAAAGCATGATGCTCAGCCTTGCGACATCGTTGGGAGAGCGGGTGCGCGTGGGCGATCTGTCCACCCAGCCCAGCCTCGACAATGCATCGGTGGCCAAGGCCGTGTTGTCGGGCACGCAGCAGCCCAAAGGAACCTATTCGCTGGAAGTGGAACAGCTGGCACAAGGCCAAATGCTGGCCAGCACCGCGTTCGGATCGCGCAGCGATAGTGTCGGCGCAGGCACGATCACCATCCGGTTCGGCACGGTGGACGGAGCCAGTTTTACCGACAGCGCATCGAAGGCGCCGGTCGATATCGCCATATCGCCGGGGATGACCCTTGCCCAGACAGCGCAGGCGATCAACGCTTCGGGCGCGGGAGTAACGGCCTATGTTTCGGACACGGTCGATGGCGCGCGTCTGGTTATCAAGGGGCCGGAAGGGGCCGAAAGCGGCTTTGTCCTCGACGTGACAGAGGATGGGGCCAATCCTGGCCTGTCCGCACTCGCCTGGCAGCCGGGATCGGCGGGCGGCACGCTGCTGCAACAGGGGCAGGATGCGCGCGTCAGGATCGACGGGCTGGTGCAGACTTCGCCCGGCAACACGCTGACCGATGCCCTTCCCGGCGTCACGCTGACCCTGACGGGTGCGAATGCGGGCGCACCGACGACGGTGCGTTTCGCCGATCCGTCATCCGCGATTACCGAGGCGATGCAGGACCTGACATCCGCACTGAACGAGATTGCCGCCGTGCTGAATGCCGCAACCGATCCGCTGACCGGCGATCTGGCCCGCGACAGCGGCGCGCGGGCACTGCGCCAGTCCTTCTCTGCACTGGCAGGCAAGATCATCATGCCCGGCGCTGCCGAAGGGGGCATACGCAGCCTGTCGGATCTGGGATTGAAGATCACGCGCTATGGCACGTTCGAATTGGATAATGCCCGTCTGGCCGTCGCGATGGCACGCGATCCCGAAGGGGTGGCGGCGTTGTTCACCACCGGCGTCACCGGTGTTTACGCCACGTTTGATTCACTGTCGCGCAGTGTCAGCGCGGTAGGCAATCCGGGCAGCCTGGCGGGCTCTCTGTCGCGCTATAACGCCGAATTGCTGGAACTGGGCGAGGATCAGGCCGATCTGGCCGAGGATCAGGAAGCCACCCGCGCACGGCTTGCCGCCCGCTTTGCCGTTTCGGACAGCCGGATCACGCGTTACCAGTCCACGCTCAGCTTTCTTGAAAACCAGATCGCCGCATGGAACGCGGATAAGGGCTGA
- the fliP gene encoding flagellar type III secretion system pore protein FliP (The bacterial flagellar biogenesis protein FliP forms a type III secretion system (T3SS)-type pore required for flagellar assembly.) translates to MRRAAIWLAGGIAALPFPAWAQEAVPGALDRAFGTLEAANGGSLSLSLQLLLVMGLLTILPSLILMMTSFTRILIVLAILRQALGLQQSPPNQVLIGLSLFLSLFVMAPTLEQVNARAIAPYAADRIPAETAIANAGEEFHAFMLRQTRERDLMMFADIANAPKFESPEAVPFSILLPAFVTSELKTAFQIGFMLFLPFLVIDLVVSSVLMSLGMMMMSPMIVSLPFKLLLFVLVDGWAMLMGSLAQSFA, encoded by the coding sequence TTGAGACGCGCCGCGATCTGGCTGGCTGGCGGCATTGCCGCCCTGCCCTTTCCCGCATGGGCGCAAGAGGCTGTTCCCGGAGCGCTCGACCGTGCTTTCGGAACGCTGGAGGCAGCCAATGGCGGATCGCTGAGCCTGTCGCTGCAATTGCTGCTGGTGATGGGGCTGCTGACGATCCTGCCCAGCCTGATCCTGATGATGACCAGCTTCACCCGCATCTTGATCGTGCTGGCCATTTTGCGGCAGGCGCTGGGGTTGCAGCAATCGCCGCCCAATCAGGTTCTGATCGGCCTGTCGCTGTTTCTGTCGCTGTTCGTGATGGCGCCCACGCTGGAGCAGGTGAACGCCCGCGCCATCGCACCCTATGCCGCAGACCGGATTCCCGCCGAAACCGCGATCGCCAATGCGGGTGAGGAATTCCACGCCTTTATGCTGCGCCAGACGCGAGAGCGCGACCTGATGATGTTTGCCGACATCGCCAATGCGCCCAAGTTCGAAAGCCCCGAAGCGGTGCCGTTCTCGATCCTGCTGCCTGCATTCGTCACCAGCGAGCTGAAAACCGCGTTCCAGATCGGTTTCATGCTGTTCCTGCCGTTTCTGGTTATCGACCTTGTCGTCTCGTCCGTGTTGATGAGCCTTGGCATGATGATGATGAGCCCGATGATCGTCTCGCTGCCGTTCAAGCTGTTGCTGTTCGTGCTGGTCGATGGCTGGGCCATGCTGATGGGCTCGCTTGCCCAAAGCTTTGCCTGA
- the fliR gene encoding flagellar biosynthetic protein FliR — protein sequence MIQTDFGLGGIEAEFWRWVFVMTRTGAAMAVAPLFGASSVPPQVRVIAGGAVAIFLCAWFPAIRAPDELLSVGGMVIVAGEVLIGLAMGFMLQIAFAAPVMAAEVISGTMGMSMATAVDPGSGAQSPALGQYFTVVMTLVFLALGAHLHWIRLLVESYGAFPPGSPWFSAERSGMLLGFGSTMFVSAIVIALPVTFVLLMAQIVTGVLSRSAPSLNLFALGLPLGVLAGLVALIASLPVLHEQLADLSMNAVLATEGLIAP from the coding sequence ATGATCCAGACCGATTTCGGACTGGGCGGGATCGAGGCCGAGTTCTGGCGCTGGGTCTTTGTGATGACACGTACCGGCGCCGCGATGGCCGTCGCCCCGCTGTTCGGCGCCAGCAGCGTGCCTCCGCAGGTCCGCGTCATCGCGGGCGGCGCTGTGGCGATCTTTCTGTGCGCATGGTTCCCCGCCATCCGCGCGCCCGACGAATTGCTGTCGGTCGGCGGCATGGTCATCGTTGCGGGAGAGGTTCTGATCGGGCTTGCCATGGGCTTCATGTTGCAGATCGCCTTTGCCGCGCCCGTCATGGCGGCCGAAGTGATTTCGGGCACGATGGGCATGTCGATGGCCACGGCCGTCGATCCCGGCAGCGGCGCGCAATCGCCGGCGCTGGGGCAATATTTCACCGTGGTCATGACCCTGGTGTTTCTGGCCCTTGGCGCGCATCTGCACTGGATCCGCCTGTTGGTCGAAAGCTATGGGGCGTTTCCGCCGGGTTCGCCGTGGTTTTCCGCCGAGCGTTCGGGAATGCTGCTGGGCTTCGGCTCCACCATGTTCGTCAGCGCCATCGTGATCGCGCTGCCCGTCACTTTCGTGTTGCTTATGGCGCAAATCGTCACCGGCGTGCTCAGCCGGTCGGCGCCGTCGCTCAACCTGTTCGCGCTCGGCCTGCCGCTGGGCGTTCTGGCGGGTCTGGTGGCGCTGATCGCCAGCCTGCCGGTGTTGCACGAGCAGCTGGCCGATTTGTCGATGAATGCCGTGCTGGCCACCGAAGGGCTGATCGCACCATGA
- the fliS gene encoding flagellar export chaperone FliS, with amino-acid sequence MLSGRVHPAEAYRQVEFDARVHGASPQELASICFEQLTGALGTAIHAQETGDPVLRSRSLSRAVSSLLALEMGLSGDDPVVMAMRDLYGRARSSILSCAVQFDADRLDHIRRDFIDIHAALSGSN; translated from the coding sequence ATGCTGTCGGGCAGGGTCCATCCGGCAGAAGCGTACAGGCAAGTGGAATTCGATGCCCGCGTCCATGGCGCCAGCCCGCAAGAGCTTGCCTCGATCTGTTTCGAACAGCTGACAGGCGCGCTGGGCACGGCGATCCATGCGCAGGAAACAGGCGATCCGGTGCTACGCAGCCGTTCGCTCTCGCGCGCCGTGTCCAGCCTGCTGGCGCTGGAAATGGGGCTGTCGGGCGACGATCCGGTGGTGATGGCGATGCGCGACCTCTATGGCCGGGCGCGGTCGTCGATCCTGTCCTGCGCAGTTCAATTCGATGCCGACAGGCTGGACCATATCCGGCGCGACTTTATCGATATTCACGCCGCGCTGTCGGGCAGCAATTAA
- a CDS encoding FliM/FliN family flagellar motor C-terminal domain-containing protein, with amino-acid sequence MDQSFSIAAERLAAQHCAELTAPRRTAPDHGAGLSRFARRMALVLPDLLAGLGDDMHFAITAADPCCGEPAEMLQGDGQGFSHVVLGSGKSGDDFVLSIERRAVFEMLDRAFGGDGRIAGDLPDVLPLSGQSILMRLERGIADVVAALAPAHALPTLHIGRREDDISMLRPFVREDAVHRLALSVRCGDSDPWTLMITMRAAMAELLAEANAGKARHAAIAPHDAPFADIPLRLRATLIDMRLPLSRLGGLKPGDMIPVSVARSVPLALGDTIVAHGTVGEIDDRVALQITSAFSRSAS; translated from the coding sequence ATGGACCAAAGCTTCTCCATTGCCGCAGAACGGCTTGCCGCGCAGCATTGTGCGGAACTGACCGCCCCGCGCCGTACAGCGCCCGATCACGGCGCAGGCCTGTCCCGCTTTGCACGCCGCATGGCGCTGGTCCTTCCCGATCTGCTGGCGGGGTTAGGCGACGATATGCATTTCGCGATTACCGCCGCGGACCCGTGCTGCGGAGAGCCTGCAGAAATGCTGCAAGGCGATGGTCAGGGGTTCAGCCATGTCGTGCTGGGGTCGGGCAAAAGCGGTGATGATTTCGTGCTGTCGATCGAACGGCGCGCCGTGTTCGAAATGCTGGACCGCGCGTTCGGCGGCGACGGCCGGATCGCAGGCGATCTGCCCGATGTGCTGCCGCTGTCGGGCCAGTCGATCCTGATGCGTCTGGAACGCGGAATTGCCGATGTGGTGGCCGCACTTGCGCCGGCGCACGCCCTCCCCACGCTGCATATCGGTCGGCGCGAGGACGATATTTCAATGCTGCGCCCCTTTGTGCGCGAGGATGCGGTGCACCGCCTTGCCTTGTCGGTCCGCTGCGGCGATTCCGATCCGTGGACGCTGATGATCACCATGCGGGCCGCCATGGCCGAATTGCTGGCCGAGGCGAATGCCGGCAAGGCCAGACATGCGGCCATCGCCCCGCATGATGCCCCCTTTGCCGATATTCCGCTGCGCCTGCGCGCGACGCTGATCGACATGCGCCTTCCGCTCAGCCGCCTGGGCGGGTTGAAGCCGGGCGACATGATCCCCGTATCCGTGGCGCGCAGCGTGCCGCTGGCGCTGGGCGATACGATCGTCGCGCATGGCACAGTCGGCGAAATCGACGACCGCGTCGCGCTGCAGATCACCAGCGCCTTTTCCCGTTCCGCATCCTGA
- the fliL gene encoding flagellar basal body-associated protein FliL — protein MSKQEKSEMRKKGGSRLFIAMGAVALLSAGGGGAYAMMRGGLMPGHEAKDNTPRLIRKGDSDPYPAAEDTPAEVYGDGGSEYRTAYYSFADSFTSNLKGSDGLVQLSLAASTRRDGRVLMWMQQHELAIRSSILTVLADTGEDELGTIAGKQALRKRLTAAINDELVAHEGFGGVDQVYFRSFIVQ, from the coding sequence ATGAGCAAGCAAGAGAAATCCGAAATGAGAAAGAAGGGCGGCAGCCGCCTGTTCATCGCCATGGGCGCGGTCGCGCTGCTTTCGGCGGGCGGCGGCGGGGCCTATGCCATGATGCGCGGTGGTTTGATGCCCGGGCATGAGGCAAAGGACAATACCCCGCGCCTGATCCGCAAGGGCGACAGCGACCCCTATCCCGCTGCCGAGGACACGCCCGCCGAAGTCTATGGCGATGGCGGCAGCGAGTATCGCACGGCCTATTACAGCTTTGCCGACAGCTTCACATCGAACCTCAAGGGTTCGGACGGTCTGGTTCAGCTGAGCCTTGCGGCTTCCACGCGCCGCGACGGGCGGGTGCTGATGTGGATGCAGCAGCACGAACTGGCCATACGTTCCTCCATCCTGACGGTTCTGGCCGACACGGGCGAGGACGAGCTGGGCACGATCGCGGGCAAGCAGGCGCTGCGCAAGCGGCTGACGGCAGCCATCAATGACGAACTTGTCGCCCATGAAGGCTTTGGCGGGGTCGATCAGGTCTATTTCCGCAGCTTTATCGTCCAGTGA
- the fliN gene encoding flagellar motor switch protein FliN: MHSDPLNFLKDVDVRLSVELGAALMPLRDVMALREESVVPLDRLTDELVDIAVNGRRIARGEVVVQGNRFALRIIEMEGHEPAASTAEPVEA; this comes from the coding sequence ATGCATTCCGATCCGCTGAATTTCCTGAAAGATGTCGACGTCCGCCTTTCGGTCGAACTGGGCGCGGCGCTGATGCCGCTGCGCGATGTGATGGCTTTGCGCGAAGAAAGCGTCGTGCCTCTCGACCGCCTGACCGACGAGCTGGTCGATATCGCCGTCAATGGCCGCCGCATCGCGCGCGGAGAAGTGGTGGTGCAAGGCAACCGCTTTGCCCTGCGCATTATCGAGATGGAAGGGCACGAGCCTGCCGCCAGCACTGCCGAACCGGTGGAGGCCTGA